GTTGTTTTGTAACGCATATTGCTCTCACTCTTTTTTTCTTTTAGTTGCACTAGTTTATTTAATTTCGCAAACATACGAGAGTTACACAGAGAGTTCTGCTCTGTGAAACTCATTAAACTCTGTGAACTCTGTGTTGAAAATCGTGGATATAACATCTTAATCTGAATAATGTCTATTTATGAAAAAAGAAAACAACGATCGCAGGGAGTTTTTGAAAAAAGTTGCTCTTGCCGGTGCCGGGCTAGCGCTCATCAGTAAATCTTTTGGAAGGGAAAATAATTTTGAAGTTGACCGAAATATCCCTTTCGGAGAATCCGGAATTCCAGAAGATAATATGTTCACGCTTCCTCTTCTCCCCTATGCCTACGATGCGCTTGAACCGTTCATTGACAAGCAAACCATGGAACTGCATCACGACAAACATCATCAGGCATACGTTGACAAACTCAACAAAGCAGTAGCAGATGCAAAAGTGAGCGGAGTTTCTCTGGATGATATTTGTAAAAATATTTCAAAGTATCCTGTGGCGGTTCGAAACAACGGAGGCGGGCATTACAATCATTCCATGTTTTGGAAAGGGATGAAACCAAACACAGGTTCTGTGCTTTCGCCAATAAACCAAAATGAGCCATCAGGAAAATTGGGCGATGCCATCAAATCAACTTTCGAT
This is a stretch of genomic DNA from Bacteroidota bacterium. It encodes these proteins:
- a CDS encoding superoxide dismutase; the protein is MKKENNDRREFLKKVALAGAGLALISKSFGRENNFEVDRNIPFGESGIPEDNMFTLPLLPYAYDALEPFIDKQTMELHHDKHHQAYVDKLNKAVADAKVSGVSLDDICKNISKYPVAVRNNGGGHYNHSMFWKGMKPNTGSVLSPINQNEPSGKLGDAIKSTFDSFANFKTKFSETSTKVFGSGWAWLVINKDGKLEIGSTPNQDNPLMDVSELKGNPIIGLDVWEHAYYLKYQNKRADYVAGWWNIVNWDEAGKMFNG